The genomic stretch ATGGCAGCTAAGTGAAGTGTTGGAGTAACATAGCGTTAAAGTCAAGGCAAGCTGAATAATCAAACTCTTGATAAAAATTTAGCCTGGCATGATCGTCATTAATCACCTGACCATTTCATGGTGGAGAACATGATAAAGAGTTGTGGCCATAGGTATGAGGTTATGCAGCGTAGAGTTCTGCGCTGATAGTGGAGGCGGGAGAGCATGTTAATTGGGTGGCTAAGTGAAATAGGGAGTTGGTAGAGACAGAGAAAAATAGGAGAGAGATAGAGTGGTTGGAGATGGTGGGAAGTGATGGGTGGGGGTTTAAGGGATAAAATTGACcagttttttaaaaaaatatattaactAGTAGCTTTCAAGTGTCTCAAAGTTCATAATTAGGTTAGGGCGGATTatatacaatttttttttccttAAGGGTACACTCATGAATATTACACTCGAACATTTGGACAGTGCAAAATCTTAGGGACACCCAATGAATTTCCCTTTTATCACTGTCTATATCTGTGGCAGCTTACTTTTCCATTTCTAAAAGTCTCAGTATCCTTTGGGCTCTGTATGGATCTGTGTTTCGAAGATGATCAAATAAAGCCAACTTACTCACTAAATCCTTCGCACTTCTTATATTGTGAATCAACAGTCCATTGATGCATTTCTCAATGCAACTTCCCTCTTGAGTGAatcagtaattttttttttttttttgttttgtttttaagaAGGATTAATTTATTATGTACATCCGACCCCTAGCTCCGCCATAAATGGGAGCCTCTGAGGCGTCAAGGTAATGCTAGTGTTGTCGTGTCAGCGTGCTATGGTTGGCCCGTAATGCCTATTCATTTTCTTCTTTGTAGGAGCTGGGACTTGAAACAGATGACAAAACTGCACTTACTGGTTAGTATTACGTATTGGCGTATTCCAATATCCTTGCAGTAGAGCATGCATCTTGTTTTAAGTTggctatttattttatttagtttccTCACTTGTCTATGTACCCTTATCATcattagaaaaagaaaaattgCAATAGCCCACCTTTTAAATATGTATATTGTAGATAGTTACAGAAATCTTCTTTTGAAAACCAATTTTGTTGTGTAATATACTGAAAATTGGCTTAAATTAATCCATGATTGATCAAAGTTCATCATCAGTGTCCATCACAAATTTGTTGGAATGCTGGTTAATTGGTTCTTTGCAAAAAAGATTGTGTGTAATGTTGTCGATTTGTCGTCTGCTACTTTTCCTAAACAAAAAGATTAATACGTCTTTATAATTGGAAACCCATGTTTTGGTTCGCCGAATCGTAGTGTTTGAGATATTGTTTCCTTAGCAATGTTCCTTTCTTTCAGGGAAGTTTAAGGAAAGGATTGGACCAAACAAAGAAAAAATCCCAGCGCATGTATTACAAGTTATAGAAGAAGAACTTACAAAACTTCAGCTGTTGGAGGCCAGCTCGAGTGAATTTAATGTTACTCGCAACTATCTTGACTGGCTAACAGCATTGCCTTGGGGAAATTACAGGTTAGTGTTGGAGTGCTCGCTCGCTGGTTAGGGCTTTTATTTTGTCTCCGCTCTTAAGTATCTCTCAACTGAAAATACCTGTATATTCTACTTAATATTTTTCTCACTTCACTTTTACATATAATGACATTCCATTATTTGAGGTGGAATTTTGAAAATCCGCTGCTACTTATGTTGGCACATTTAACTTGAAATGATGTCTTTATTGCTTTTGTTGGATTGTTTATTGTGAAAATTTTGAGCAAATCTTTTGATAGTATGCATTTGGTCTTTAGTTCCCAAGAGAAATTAATTTTATTTGCACTACTCTTTATCTTTGGTTCAGTATGATTTAGGCTCGTGTAAAGGATTCTTCTTCTAATGGTAAATTTGTTAACTGTATCTTATGTTTGTTTGACCAAGTTTGTTCTTTGTACTTACTGTTATTTGTATTGATGCAGTGATGAAAATTTTGATGTTGTGCGTGCACAAGAGATACTTGACGAAGATCATTATGGCTTGACTGATGTCAAAGAACGGATATTGGAATTCATTGCAGTTGGAAAGCTCCGAGGAACAGCACAAGGTTGATCTAAACATTCTTTAGCTATCCATTTGTTCCTCATTTCTATACCAGTTAATCGAATGTTATTCTCTTAATTTTTGTAGATTTTTTATTTCAGTAACTGCTCGTTGTGAGCACACACTCTTAATTGCCAAGCTGTCTCATGCTGTGTTAACTGTATGCAAAATTTAGTATGAGCGCAATTCATTTTCTTCATCAGTTCATCTTACATTTGAACCATCTGCCTAGGTGTGATTTTATCAGCCAACTTCTAGCCTTGGCTGTTGGTAGGTATAGTTTTGATGTAGGAAGAAGAGTGTTATTACCTGATGTTTGGATATGGAAGTGAAtgctgaatttttttttaatgagCTAGTCATTTTATATTTCGCAAGATCATGTTTAAGAAAGTAAAGTAGATATCCGGCTTCAACTGACCTAAATAGCAATGTTCATGGGGTTTTAGTTTTACACATTGTTTAGAGGCCTTAGTATCCTGAATTGGTGTTTGTGCTTTGTTTCTTCCTAGGAAAAATTATTTGCCTGTCTGGTCCTCCCGGAGTAGGGAAAACTAGTATTGGTCGTTCCATAGCGCGTGCTTTGAATCGCAAATTCTACCGATTTTCAGTCGGAGGATTGTCTGATGTTGCCGAGATCAAGGTATAACGAGCACCTTGCTTGCTCTGAGTTTTTTTATACGATCCTTGTAAATAAACGTGTTATCTTTTTTTATTTGCTTGAATGAACGCAGGGTCACCGACGTACTTATATTGGAGCTATGCCTGGAAAGCTGGTTcaatgtttgaaaagcataggcACAGCTAACCCTCTTGTTTTAATTGATGAAATCGACAAGGTATACACTTGTTTTTTTGTTGTGCTTTGCTGTTCTTGCCATGTTTATATTTTGTCCGCTCTTCCTTTTTGGGTGTGTTCAGGCTAGACTTATGAACCATGCTAAAATGGCATTTTACTTTGTTAGTCTCAGTTGCATCCTTGCATGCATTTGTGCTTTTTTCTGAACCTATCCTTAGGATGGATTTGTGACATCCCCGCTCTTTTGTTTTGGCTTCAGCTATTGTACAAAAAAATTACTGGTGTTATTTGTGGAAACTAGTGTATTAATCAGTAACTGTTGAGAATGTCATGGTCAACCTTGTATTGGTCGTTGTCTAGAATAAGAATGTTTTAGCTTTTTATTGCCCTCAATTATGAAGTCTTATAAATAAATGAATATTCGATGATACATATGTAAAAACATACAGATATGcgcatttaattttttttgtctCTAGTATATGTCTGTAACTCTGTATTTCTTGATTTAGCTTGTCGTATAACTCCTGTATATAAGTTAGGACTTCACCTTGAGCGGAGAGTGTCCTTGTGTGCAAGCTTATATCTCTATTGATAAAATTGTGAGGGATGATAAGCGTGTAATAAGGTAACTGTTGTTGGAGGATGTATTAAATAATAATGTGCGATGGAGTCTTTCAAATTGGTCTCCTAGTTATAACATAGAGATCTACCCTTCCACATGTAAAAGTTTGATGTACCTGTACTAATTTCTATAGATGAAAGTTTAAAGCTTCCCTATTACGTTCATTCTTGTTGCAGCTTGGAAGAGGGCATGCTGGTGATCCAGCAAGTGCTATGTTAGAGCTTCTTGACCCTGAACAGAATGCAAATTTTCTAGATCACTATCTTGATGTCCCGATTGATCTGTCAAAGGTTAGTCATATGTTCTTTTTTCGTCAATCTTCAACTGccttttttttcagtttttgtaTTTTCACTAGTTCGCGAGTGCTAACCTCAAGTGTTTATGTCTTGCTCGAAAGAGTCTTGTGTTATATTTGGGAAAATGGTAACATTGTCTCCCATTTCAATTTGCGTAACAAGTGTGAGATGATCTCTCACGTTCACAGTGGATGAATTTCGAAAGGGATTTCTTTCTTGTATTTTTAATGGCATTGGGATGGGGATGCTCTACTTGTTTCTGAGGACCCTGGCGTTTGTTTGCGGTGGACATTTTAGTGGTCTACAAAATGAGCTCTGTTCCACTCTATTCTGAAATCTGAAGTTTCCTTGTGATCCTTTTGAATTGTCTTCTTTGATACAGCCATAGCGTGGTTTCCACTTTCCAGTATAATCTTCTTACTATTAATTTCACAGCGTTGTGTTTTTGTTTTCATACACATTACTTCTTCCTTTTGAAACTTCTGCAGGTTTTGTTTGTTTGCACTGCTAATGTCGTTGAAACGATCCCGGGCCCTCTCTTGGACCGTATGGAAGTGATTTCTATTGCAGGCTATATTACCGATGAGAAAATGCACATTGCACGCGACTATCTGGAAAAGACTACTCGTGAAACATGTGGTATCAAGGCTGAGCAGGTGAAGAATGAATACCGAATGCTTCCAGCACTTTATGTGATCTGTGTCAGAGACTTAGAGTTGAATTTGTTTGGTTGCTTTCCTTCTATTGTCAGTTGTTAAAGTATAAACATATGATGATACCTTTATTTCAGGTTGATTTGACAGATGCAGCTTTGCTTGCTTTAATTGAGAGTTACTGCAGGGAAGCTGGGGTGCGCAATCTTCAGAAACAAATTGAAAAGATTTACCGCAAGGTTATTTCTTAGTTCGGTTTGTTTCCGTGATGAGCATGTTTTGATGACTTCATCTGAAATGGACAGTTTCCCATACTGTACTTATTCAATGAACTATTTCTTCCAGATTGCTCTGCATCTTGTGCGGCAAGGTGCTGTAAACGAGTCTGTATCACCAACATTGGACTCGAGAGAGAACAAACCTGATAGCCTTGTTGACTCAACTGGAACTATGATGGGGGTGGATAACCAAGATAAACCTGAAAAAGAAGTCTCTACTGATGAAGAGCAGTCTGATAAGATCAGCTCAGATGATGTAATTTTGCAGACTGATGTTGGGCAAGGGCAACCCCAAACAAATGATTCTAGTCCAGATGTGACAATGGTATGCCACAGACCCACAAGTTTCAATTTATACGGATCGTTGGAAATTGGAATTGTAGTCAAAAGGAAGTTTTTTATATGTGAGCATGTAGCCATGTGTTCTGGAACAACTACAAAATTCCGTAGCCGTACTGCTAATTCGGCATTTTGATTACAATCCAAATTTGTTAATTCCAATTGTATCCCTGCACACGAGTAAATGAGTCTTGCTCTAGGTTTACTTCAACTAGCTAGTTTGTATAAGTAAACGGAGAGTTTTGGGTGTTACTACGTTATTTCTGCTCTAACTTACggtgtgtttttattttttttctcttgGTAGGATAAAATCGAAGTCAATAGCACTCAAGAGGAAGCCAAGGTCATAGAGAAAGTTCTGGTCGACCAAGCAAACCTTTCTGATTATGTGGGGAAGCCTGTTTTCCAGGCAGATCGTATATATGATCATACCCCAGTTGGAGTAGTGATGGGTCTAGCCTGGACTGCGATGGGAGGAACAACTCTCTACATAGAGACATCCCAGATTGAAGAAGGAGAAGGAAAAGGGGGACTTAATCTAACTGGACAGCTTGGGGACGTGATGAAGGAAAGTGCACAAATTGCCCTCACAGTTTCTCGGGCAATACTGCTTACTAAGGAACCCACGGACAATTTCTTTGCTAATACCAAGCTTCATCTCCACGTTCCAGCTGGAGCCACTCCTAAGGATGGCCCTAGTGCTGGCTGCACAATGATTACCTCCATGTTATCTCTCGCTATGAAGAAGCCTGTCAAGAAGGATTTGGCAATGACTGGCGAAGTAACTCTTACTGGGAAGATACTTCCAATTGGCGGGGTAAGATGCTGAATACTTTTCAATGCTTGTTGCTATGTTTCCAGCTTGTATTGTATCCATTGACTTTGGTGGCGAAATAATGTAGACTTCCACACCAATATTTCTTCACAGTCCACAACATTTGCAACTTTTCAAAaataacaatatcaaaatagTTAGTTTTCATAAATCAAACACGACACTTTacatcatatatatatacatgaatTTGGAGCAATTAACTGTCAATGTTGGTATCTGTTGACCACCAAATTAACGGTCAATGTTGATGGaggtaattatatttaattattgttattttgtcCAGTTCACATTACATGAAACTTGTGTGGTGTTCGCACTGTCAGAAAATAGAACATCTAATACCTGACTCTAATTTCTGAGCGAAAGCTTTCATCCTTGTTACTTTGTGTCGGTAAATTCTTGCCATTTAAGGACACCAATTATTTCTATCTATGTTATGTCAATTCAGCATTTACGATTTATTAGGTAGCAATATTAGTAGCTTGAATTGGCAATTCAGCATCCCGATAATTTTTACTCTTGATTGTCTCTTCTTCTTTTGTGATAAATTGTTGTTCAAAATGTTGAATCTCATTCTTTTCTGTGAAATCAGGTGAAGGAAAAGACTATAGCAGCTAAGAGGAGTGGTGTGAAGACCATTATCTTCCCCGCTGCCAACCGAAGGGACTTTGATGAACTCGCATCAAATGTGAAGGAAGGCCTAGACGTGCACTTTGTAGATGGCTATTCTGAAATATATGATTTGGCGTTTAGTGATGAAAAGGTTGGAGAAAATTAATACATCCTTCGGACGTCATGCATAGGTAACTGAGATAATTTATCTAGTAATACGTTAGCTGGGATAATTTATTTAGCCCAATACACGAGCTGCATGCCGGGAGTCTTTTATTGAGATGGGGTGGGGTCAGGAGATTTAGGGCTCATGGTGTAGGGAGAAGGGATAAAGGGGGAGACGATCTCACATTGAGACTTGATCATGTTCTTTAGCTTTAAGGTACTATATCTTTGCTAAATTTTGTCACCATTCTTTTTAGTTGTTGTCTTATGGTAACTAGGGGTGGAGGGTGGCTGTTACCAGCGCAAAAAAGAATATGATGAAATTCTTGCAGCCTAATGATATGAAAGCTTGTATTTTAAAGTTTTTCCCCCCTGTATTTTTATGCCCTCCTAAACCTCAAGCTCTTTGCCAGTGTAAGAACAGTAATAATGTGAAATGCATGTGAGAAGGAAAAGGAAAAGTTTCGAATGATTGAACTGCGCAAGTCAGTAATTATTGTCGCGCAATGGAGTCTTGTGTGAGATTGTTGCGTGCATAGAATAGTTTCAttttatgttatattactaatttcatattatggttttttttttggcagctaaTTTCATATTATTGTTaactaataattatataataGCTAATTTCATTGAATAGTTTCATTTTAGGTTGACAAAATCTTGTGTTTTATACTTTTATGAACCAGCTATAGTAGTTTACTGTTTTCTCCCCACACGCCTTTAGGTTCATTGGTCTGGTTCACTCTATCGTAGCTCACGGCCGGTGCTTGCATCTTATTACGTTCATCACATAACGGATTAATGGATGATGTCTAATTGATTTATCACCTTCAGGATCTGCCCCTTTGTCTTTGTTGCAGTGATTGCTTAATCTGTTTTGTGTCATTTAAAGGAAGTGGCTGAGTTCTTGTAAGTTCATTGCTTTTAAATGATCGGATAGGTATTGTGAATGCATCAGTCTTAACTCTTAACCAGATGGTACTGCAACTTCTATAATCAACATGGCAATTATGTAACATGGCTGGCTGTTATCAGAATAGAAGCAGTGTACGGCGAGGGAACAATGGATTAATAGAGATTGCAGCATATCGAAGTACTGTTTCTTTTGGTGAGCAGTGCCACAGGTTGGGCAACAACTACCATGTTCGAATCCCACCACTCTTTTTTATAACCTTTGTTGCTCACTTGCTCCCCAACAAACACCAACAATAGCTGAAAAACAATTGAAACACGAGTTTTTAGTTGCAATTGTTTATCCATGTTAATCACATGAAACATACAAGAACAATAGTATACAACACAAAGGCCTATCAAAGACAATGTGAAACTAAGTACAAAAAAAGTAGATTTTTTTAATAAATTCGAGTTTTAAAAGAAGAAACTGGAAACATGGGTTTGGAAATAAATTTATATAGCAAGCAAAATTTTGTCCACGAAGAACAAGTGCCACATAACATCAACATTGTGTAAACTGCAAACCTAAAAGAAGTCTCAAAGCAGCAAAAGAAATAAACGCTGTCGAAAATTACCATCAAAGCCTTGATTATGCCTGTAAGAGGAGTGGTGATCAATGATGATAGACCCAAACGAGGCTTGAACGTCACTTTCTGTGTCCACAAGTTTAACCACATCAAATTCGAGCAAATGTGGTTTGAACTTTTCCAATAAACCCGTGGCTCTAGCTCGAATAATAGCGACAACATCCTTTCTTAGGACATAGAGAGACTCCAAATATGAAGGGAATGGTCCAGAGACACCGAAATCAAGCGAGTATCTACGTAGCTCAACCCAACACGAAGAAAAGGAGTTGTGGTTGGTGGAATCAGTATATAACTTATATACGCCTAGACAAAAGAAATCGCCAGCACTCATGCCACAAGGGAAGCCATAAAAAAGATTATCGAAAACCTTACCCTCACCGTAAAAGGGGAGTGGTAGATGGGTACGAGTATCCCACTTGTCAAGGTAAGTATTGTAAGTGATGCAAAGAGTCCCTTGGGTATTACGTCTAGTGAAATTGCCTAAACTTAGGTAAAGAGTATCAATAGATTCATCCGCGACATACGAAACAACATTATAGGCATTATCATCGAATGGAGGGGGAAACTCGGGGAAAGGTTGTGGTGTACACCATTGCCAACAGTCAGAAACAGTGTCCAATACCTCATAAGGAGGTCGGGATTGCCAAATATGATCAGGGTTTGAGTCACCGAGGATATAGGAAAAGGCAAAGAGTTTAGAGCCCATTACGATGAGGGTGGGATGAGATTTAGGGCCATGGAGTAGAGGACCGGGTGTGCGCTTACAACCACCATGCCCAACTTGATGGAGATCATAAAAAAAAACATCTCGGCTTGGAAGACCGTGAGTTGCCCCACCCACCATAAATACGTAACGATTTTTCACGACCTGGGAAACCGAACAAGAAGTGTAGAGGGTAGATTCTACGTTTTTTGCGATGATATCACCTCCAAAAGAAGGAGATAAGCTGCTATATCGTACAAGATTATTATCATTTGTTACCGCTAAAACATTCA from Silene latifolia isolate original U9 population chromosome 5, ASM4854445v1, whole genome shotgun sequence encodes the following:
- the LOC141657689 gene encoding lon protease homolog 1, mitochondrial-like, producing the protein MLKLLCRLASQSPLSPKLARPIPDSSAAFGRVFYSLRRNPNLHRRVFFCSSSDASEDAGKVAAAASEVDSADEDDSVNAILPTVFRPEDCFTVLALPLTHRPLFPGFYMPIYVKDPKVLAALEESQRRQAPFAGAFLVKDEPDSDPEKNIYDYKGQELLNRLHKVGTLARITAIQGEQVILVGHRRLRITEMVEEDPLTVNVDHLKDLPYDKDDDVIKATSFEVISTVRDVLQKSSLWRDHVQTYTKHIGEFNYPRLADFGAAISGANRVQGQQVLEELDVLRRLQLSLELVKKEMEISKIQETIAKAIEEKISGEQRRYLLNEQLKAIKKELGLETDDKTALTGKFKERIGPNKEKIPAHVLQVIEEELTKLQLLEASSSEFNVTRNYLDWLTALPWGNYSDENFDVVRAQEILDEDHYGLTDVKERILEFIAVGKLRGTAQGKIICLSGPPGVGKTSIGRSIARALNRKFYRFSVGGLSDVAEIKGHRRTYIGAMPGKLVQCLKSIGTANPLVLIDEIDKLGRGHAGDPASAMLELLDPEQNANFLDHYLDVPIDLSKVLFVCTANVVETIPGPLLDRMEVISIAGYITDEKMHIARDYLEKTTRETCGIKAEQVDLTDAALLALIESYCREAGVRNLQKQIEKIYRKIALHLVRQGAVNESVSPTLDSRENKPDSLVDSTGTMMGVDNQDKPEKEVSTDEEQSDKISSDDVILQTDVGQGQPQTNDSSPDVTMDKIEVNSTQEEAKVIEKVLVDQANLSDYVGKPVFQADRIYDHTPVGVVMGLAWTAMGGTTLYIETSQIEEGEGKGGLNLTGQLGDVMKESAQIALTVSRAILLTKEPTDNFFANTKLHLHVPAGATPKDGPSAGCTMITSMLSLAMKKPVKKDLAMTGEVTLTGKILPIGGVKEKTIAAKRSGVKTIIFPAANRRDFDELASNVKEGLDVHFVDGYSEIYDLAFSDEKVGEN
- the LOC141657691 gene encoding uncharacterized protein LOC141657691; translation: MNVLAVTNDNNLVRYSSLSPSFGGDIIAKNVESTLYTSCSVSQVVKNRYVFMVGGATHGLPSRDVFFYDLHQVGHGGCKRTPGPLLHGPKSHPTLIVMGSKLFAFSYILGDSNPDHIWQSRPPYEVLDTVSDCWQWCTPQPFPEFPPPFDDNAYNVVSYVADESIDTLYLSLGNFTRRNTQGTLCITYNTYLDKWDTRTHLPLPFYGEGKVFDNLFYGFPCGMSAGDFFCLGVYKLYTDSTNHNSFSSCWVELRRYSLDFGVSGPFPSYLESLYVLRKDVVAIIRARATGLLEKFKPHLLEFDVVKLVDTESDVQASFGSIIIDHHSSYRHNQGFDAIVGVCWGASEQQRL